In Bacillota bacterium, one genomic interval encodes:
- a CDS encoding phage holin family protein, whose protein sequence is MDLIVRWALNALALLATTYIVPGIHVKDFLAALIAAAVIGIVNATIRPVILFLTIPIRLLTLGIFTLIVNALLFWAISTLPLGLSIDGFWAAFWGAIVLSLISGLLTSIIKHRR, encoded by the coding sequence GTGGATCTCATCGTCCGTTGGGCCTTGAACGCCCTGGCCCTCTTGGCCACCACCTACATCGTCCCGGGCATTCACGTCAAGGACTTCCTCGCCGCCCTCATCGCGGCGGCGGTCATCGGCATCGTCAATGCCACCATCCGTCCGGTCATCCTCTTCCTGACCATCCCCATCCGCCTACTGACCCTGGGGATCTTCACCCTCATCGTCAACGCCCTGCTCTTCTGGGCCATCTCGACCCTGCCCCTGGGGCTGTCGATCGACGGCTTCTGGGCGGCCTTTTGGGGGGCCATCGTCCTCTCCTTGATCAGCGGCCTCCTGACCTCGATCATCAAGCATCGCCGCTAG